The Solanum pennellii chromosome 11, SPENNV200 genome contains a region encoding:
- the LOC107004618 gene encoding DNA replication licensing factor MCM2 → MAGEDSNGDSGSHRPAESPSSSDHRNGNPPSTPDSPTSVGFNTDQLPFNTSQNYSEEDEASVDPDIIRDDPEDADIEEEDGEDLFNDNYLDDYQRMGEADQYESLGLDDSMVDERDLDQIMADRQAAEVELDNRDVHVSNRKLPQLLHDQDTDDDNYRPSKRTRADFRRNFDDTDGMPSSPGASQRVNSSQDVPMTDQTDDDPYEDDENDEGEFEMYRVQGTLREWVTRDEVRRFIGKKFKEFLLTYVNPKNEHGDFEYLRQINEMVSVNKCSLEIDYKQFIYVHPNIAIWLADAPQSVLEVMEEVANKVVFDLHPNYKQIHQKVYVRITNLPVYDQIRNIRQIHLNTMIRIGGVVTRRSGVFPQLQQVKYDCNKCGAVLGPFFQNSYSEVKVGSCPECQSKGPFSVNVEQTIYRNYQKLTLQESPGIVPAGRLPRYKEVILLNDLIDCARPGEEIEVTGIYTNNFDLSLNTKNGFPVFSTVIEANYVTKKQDLFSAYKLTQEDKEEIEKLAKDPRIGERIFKSIAPSIYGHEDIKTAIALAMFGGQEKNVEGKHRLRGDINILLLGDPGTAKSQFLKYVEKTGQRAVYTTGKGASAVGLTAAVHKDPVTREWTLEGGALVLADRGICLIDEFDKMNDQDRVSIHEAMEQQSISISKAGIVTSLQARCSVIAAANPIGGRYDSSKNFTQNVELTDPIISRFDVLCVVKDVVDPVTDEMLAKFVVDSHFRSQAKGATIDEKSFTDSRDDARATMAATDPEIIPQELLKKYLTYAKLNVFPKLHDADLDKLTQVYAELRRESSHGQGIPIAVRHIESMIRMSEAHARMHLRQHVTQEDVDMAIRVLLDSFISTQKFGVQKALQKSFKKYMTYKKDFNAIILHLLRGLVKDALQFEEIVSGSAANLDHIDVKVEELQSKALDYGMTDLKAFFSSNEFTKANFELYEDQGIIRHRLPAR, encoded by the exons ATGGCCGGAGAAGATTCCAACGGCGATAGTGGTAGCCACCGTCCGGCGGAGTCTCCTTCGTCTTCCGATCATAGAAATGGCAATCCACCGTCTACTCCTGATTCTCCGACGTCAGTAGGATTCAACACCGATCAACTTCCTTTCAACACTAGCCAAAACTACTCTGAAGAGGATGAAGCCTCTGTCGATCCTGATATCATCAGAGATGATCCAGAAGATGCTGACATTGAAGAGGAAGATGGAGAAGACCTTTTCAACGACAATTATCTCGA TGACTATCAGAGGATGGGTGAGGCTGACCAGTACGAGTCCCTCGGATTGGATGATTCCATGGTGGATGAAAGAGATCTGGATCAAATCATGGCAGATCGTCAGGCTGCTGAAGTGGAACTTGACAATAGAGATGTACATGTCTCTAACCGCAAGcttcctcaacttcttcatGATCAAG ATACTGATGATGATAACTATAGGCCATCAAAAAGGACTAGAGCTGATTTCAGAAGGAATTTTGATGATACTGATGGAATGCCAAGTTCGCCAGGGGCATCACAACGAGTAAACTCCAGCCAGGATGTACCAATGACTGATCAAACTGATGATGATCCCTATGAG gatgatgaaaatgatgaagggGAGTTTGAGATGTACAGGGTTCAGGGAACACTTAGGGAATGGGTAACTAGAGATGAAGTCCGGCGCTTCATTGGGAAGAAATTCAAGGAATTCTTACTCACATATGTAAATCCCAAAAATGAACATGGGGACTTTGAATATCTTCGACAGATTAATGAGATGGTATCAG TTAATAAATGCAGCCTTGAGATTGATTACAAACAATTCATATATGTCCATCCCAATATTGCCATCTGGCTGGCAGATGCACCACAATCCGTTCTTGAAGTGATGGAAGAAGTTGCCAACAAAGTTGTCTTTGATCTTCATCCCAACTATAAGCAAATTCATCAGAAAGTCTATGTCAGGATTACCAACTTACCAGTTTATGATCAGATTCGTAATATAAG GCAGATCCATTTGAACACCATGATTCGTATTGGTGGAGTTGTCACCCGACGATCTGGTGTTTTTCCCCAATTGCAACAAGTGAAATATGATTGTAACAAATGTGGAGCAGTATTGGGTCCTTTTTTCCAGAACTCATACTCAGAAGTCAAGGTTGGTTCTTGCCCAGAGTGTCAGTCAAAAGGACCATTCAGTGTCAATGTTGAGCAG ACAATATACAGGAACTATCAGAAACTGACACTACAAGAAAGCCCAGGAATTGTACCAGCTGGTCGGCTTCCTAGATACAAGGAAGTGATACTGTTGAATGATCTAATTGATTGTGCCCGACCAGGAGAAGAGATA GAAGTCACAGGAATCTACACTAACAACTTTGACTTGTCCCTGAATACCAAGAATGGGTTTCCTGTCTTTTCTACTGTGATTGAAGCAAATTATGTTACAAAAAAGCAAGACCTCTTTTCAGCTTACAAGCTAACTCAGGAGGACAAAGAAGAAATTGAGAAGCTGGCCAAAGACCCTCGGATTGGAGAACGA ATATTCAAGTCCATTGCCCCGTCAATTTATGGCCATGAAGACATAAAGACTGCCATAGCTCTTGCAATGTTTGGGGGCCAAGAGAAAAATGTTGAAGGGAAACACAGACTGAGAGGAGACATAAATATTCTCCTGCTAGGTGATCCAGGCACTGCAAAATCCCAGTTCCTCAA GTATGTCGAGAAGACGGGACAACGAGCCGTCTATACAACTGGCAAAGGAGCTTCTGCTGTTGGGCTTACAGCAGCAGTACACAAGGACCCTGTCACTCGGGAATGGACCCTTGAAGGAGGAGCACTAGTTTTGGCTGATAGAGGAATATGTTTGATTGATGAGTTCGATAAGATGAATGATCAGGATAG aGTGAGTATTCATGAAGCAATGGAACAGCAGAGTATTAGCATATCAAAGGCTGGCATTGTCACATCTCTCCAGGCCCGCTGTTCTGTTATTGCTGCTGCGAATCCTATTGGAGGAAG ATATGATTCCTCGAAGAATTTCACGCAAAATGTGGAATTGACAGATCCAATTATTTCTCGATTTGATGTGCTGTGTGTGGTCAAG GATGTGGTTGATCCAGTCACTGATGAGATGCTTGCAAAGTTTGTTGTTGATAGTCATTTTAGGTCACAAGCAAAAGGTGCTACTATAGATGAGAAGTCATTTACTGATTCACGGGATGATGCTCGTGCCACTATGGCTGCAACTGATCCTGAG ATAATTCCACAAGAGTTGCTAAAGAAGTACTTAACTTATGCAAAGTTGAACGTATTCCCAAAATTACACGATGCAGACTTGGACAAGCTCACACAGGTTTATGCTGAATTAAGGAGAGAATCTTCG CATGGACAAGGAATTCCCATAGCAGTGAGGCACATTGAATCGATGATAAGGATGTCTGAAGCCCATGCAAGGATGCATCTTAGACAACATGTTACTCAAGAAGATGTGGATATGGCAATTCGTGTCCTTCTGGATTCATTTATATCAACCCAGAAATTTGGGGTGCAAAAAGCATTGCAAAAG AGCTTCAAAAAGTACATGACATACAAAAAAGATTTCAATGCTATCATTCTTCACCTCCTACGTGGGCTTGTAAAAGATGCATTGCAGTTTGAGGAAATTGTTTCAGGTTCTGCTGCCAACCTAGACCATATTGATGTCAAGGTTGAGGAGCTACAAAGCAAG GCACTTGATTATGGCATGACTGATCTCAAAGCATTTTTCTCAAGCAAtgaatttactaaagcaaacTTTGAGTTGTACGAAGATCAGGGTATCATAAGACATCGCCTTCCAGCTCGATGA